Proteins co-encoded in one Natrarchaeobius halalkaliphilus genomic window:
- a CDS encoding SpoIIAA family protein: MVEKLPRSEGNRIGYEVNDKLSEEEYEEILAEVKDAIEEHGSAKLLIDLSGVSESYAEFDAYEEDLGFYLRHGEDMECYAVVGDDSVMKWGTEASDLVTDTDIEFFDEEDLDKAWEYVKE, from the coding sequence ATGGTCGAAAAGCTTCCACGGAGTGAAGGCAACAGGATCGGCTACGAGGTCAACGATAAACTGAGTGAGGAGGAATACGAGGAGATACTGGCTGAGGTCAAAGATGCAATCGAAGAACACGGATCAGCGAAGTTACTGATCGACCTCTCCGGTGTTTCCGAATCGTATGCTGAGTTCGACGCATACGAGGAAGATCTCGGTTTCTACCTCCGACATGGAGAGGACATGGAATGTTACGCAGTCGTCGGCGACGACAGTGTTATGAAGTGGGGAACAGAGGCCAGTGATCTGGTTACAGACACTGACATCGAATTTTTCGACGAAGAGGATCTCGACAAGGCATGGGAGTACGTCAAAGAATAA
- the glyS gene encoding glycine--tRNA ligase has product MTEPTEPPSDFEATDEPTSEKLVELAKRRGYFFQSSGSYGGVGGFYTFGPQGAALKGNVEDAWRDRFAVAEGNMEIDAPTIMPEPVFEASGHLEGFDDMLVECPDCGESHRADHVVEDNTDYEDAESLPIPDVEEVIAEYELVCPSCGTGLAGQAVEAFNLMFATNIGPGDSQPGYLRPETAQGIFVEFPRLKEYARNQLPFGVTQIGRAYRNEISPRRSIIRTREFTQAELEYFIDPEADDPDLEAVADVEVTLYPASEQNDEDGDELETTIGDAVSEGVIGDEWVAYFLGVAKPWYDAVGVDMDRFRFRQHLAGERAHYAADCWDAESEIDGNWIELAGFAYRGQYDLSKHAEHSGDRFTVFRQYDEPQTVERASVDPDMSYLGPEFGGDARAIVEELEALAGRNRSAFESGPVEIDLEGEAHEIPVEKTGFAVEEETIAGEHVIPHVVEPSFGVDRLVYTVLHHAYREDEVDGESRTHLELEPEVAPTFAGVFPLQNDADLEAQSRAIASDLREVGLSVTYDDSGNIGRRYRRQDEVGTPFCVTVDYETIEDDATTVTVRERDTTAQKRLPVADLAETLSAIRAGEREFTEL; this is encoded by the coding sequence ATGACTGAGCCGACCGAGCCCCCCTCCGATTTCGAGGCGACGGACGAGCCGACGAGCGAGAAGCTGGTCGAACTGGCCAAGCGCCGAGGCTATTTCTTCCAGTCCTCCGGTTCGTACGGCGGTGTCGGCGGCTTCTACACGTTCGGTCCTCAGGGTGCAGCCCTGAAGGGGAACGTCGAGGACGCCTGGCGCGACCGGTTCGCCGTCGCGGAAGGGAACATGGAGATCGACGCGCCGACGATCATGCCCGAACCCGTCTTCGAGGCCTCGGGCCACCTCGAGGGTTTCGACGATATGCTCGTCGAGTGCCCCGACTGCGGTGAGAGCCATCGCGCGGACCACGTCGTCGAGGACAATACCGACTACGAGGACGCCGAAAGTCTACCGATTCCGGACGTCGAGGAGGTCATCGCGGAGTACGAACTCGTCTGTCCCTCCTGTGGCACGGGACTGGCGGGCCAGGCCGTCGAGGCGTTCAACCTCATGTTCGCGACGAACATCGGACCCGGTGACTCCCAGCCGGGCTACCTGCGTCCCGAGACGGCACAGGGTATCTTCGTCGAGTTCCCTCGGCTGAAAGAGTACGCTCGCAACCAGCTCCCCTTCGGCGTCACCCAGATCGGCCGGGCCTACCGCAACGAGATCAGTCCGCGACGCTCGATCATCAGAACCCGCGAGTTCACGCAGGCCGAACTCGAGTACTTCATTGATCCCGAAGCGGACGATCCCGATCTCGAGGCCGTCGCTGACGTCGAAGTGACGCTGTATCCCGCGAGCGAGCAGAACGACGAGGACGGCGACGAACTCGAGACCACCATCGGTGACGCCGTTTCCGAGGGCGTCATCGGTGACGAGTGGGTCGCGTACTTCCTCGGCGTCGCCAAGCCATGGTACGACGCCGTTGGCGTCGACATGGATCGATTCCGATTCCGCCAGCATCTGGCGGGCGAGCGCGCCCACTACGCCGCGGACTGCTGGGATGCCGAGAGTGAAATCGACGGCAACTGGATCGAACTGGCCGGCTTCGCCTATCGGGGCCAGTACGACCTCTCGAAACACGCAGAGCACTCCGGCGACCGTTTTACCGTTTTCCGCCAGTACGACGAGCCACAGACCGTCGAGCGCGCCTCCGTCGACCCGGATATGAGCTACCTGGGACCGGAGTTCGGCGGCGACGCACGGGCCATCGTAGAGGAACTCGAGGCGCTCGCCGGCCGGAACCGCAGCGCATTCGAGAGCGGACCGGTCGAGATCGATCTCGAGGGTGAGGCCCACGAGATTCCGGTCGAAAAGACCGGTTTCGCGGTCGAAGAGGAGACGATCGCCGGCGAACACGTGATCCCGCACGTCGTCGAACCCTCTTTCGGCGTCGATCGACTGGTCTACACCGTCCTCCACCACGCCTACCGCGAGGACGAAGTCGACGGCGAGTCCAGAACGCACCTCGAACTCGAACCCGAGGTCGCGCCCACCTTCGCCGGCGTCTTCCCGCTGCAAAACGACGCGGATCTCGAGGCGCAATCGAGGGCTATCGCGTCCGACCTGCGCGAGGTCGGTCTCTCGGTGACCTACGACGACTCGGGCAACATCGGCCGGCGCTATCGTCGTCAAGACGAGGTCGGCACTCCGTTCTGTGTCACCGTCGATTACGAGACCATCGAAGACGACGCGACGACCGTCACCGTCCGCGAGCGAGATACGACCGCCCAGAAACGGTTGCCGGTAGCCGACCTCGCGGAGACGCTTTCTGCGATCCGGGCCGGCGAGCGGGAGTTCACGGAACTGTAG
- a CDS encoding dolichol kinase, whose protein sequence is MADELKRRLVHASGAGLVALYLLADHFEVGLTWQYFRYLMIVLSFGVIGLEILRLRVGLEWWLYEKLTREYEQDQFAGYGYYMVSMTAVVLVFQPAIALPAMLMLAIGDPISGAVSDDSLRRVKGPTVLVTMFVVSAALATPFLFHSPLAIVAAALGATIADGVKLQFGEFIVDDNLTIPIYAATLSFLALEFAPV, encoded by the coding sequence ATGGCCGACGAACTAAAACGCCGACTCGTCCACGCGAGCGGGGCGGGACTGGTTGCGCTCTATCTGCTGGCAGATCACTTCGAGGTCGGTCTCACCTGGCAATACTTTCGGTATCTCATGATCGTTCTCTCGTTCGGCGTGATCGGTCTCGAGATACTGCGCTTGCGCGTCGGTCTCGAGTGGTGGCTCTACGAGAAACTCACGCGGGAGTACGAACAGGACCAGTTCGCGGGCTACGGCTACTACATGGTGAGTATGACGGCGGTCGTCCTCGTCTTTCAGCCCGCGATCGCGCTGCCGGCGATGTTGATGCTCGCGATCGGTGATCCGATAAGCGGGGCGGTCTCCGACGACTCGCTCAGACGGGTCAAGGGACCGACGGTGCTCGTCACGATGTTCGTCGTTTCGGCGGCGCTTGCGACGCCGTTTCTCTTTCACTCCCCGCTTGCGATCGTCGCCGCGGCACTCGGTGCGACGATCGCAGACGGCGTTAAACTCCAGTTCGGTGAGTTCATCGTCGACGACAACCTGACGATTCCCATCTACGCCGCGACGCTTTCGTTTCTGGCACTCGAGTTCGCCCCCGTCTGA
- a CDS encoding helix-turn-helix domain-containing protein, giving the protein MKSMHVSLAHDAETLSPIHAAICDSSDLEREVILGGQAVDGVETITSFVTGEARAYEPALEGLDGVHEYDVTPADDGFFLYLRRDLEAEGLSMLTALAQETVVVVPPIEIRADRTIRLTIVGHPTDLTTVLEELSAGVTADVLWVSDSVTVTDSPVSDRQLEALEVARNVGFYEIPRRNGIEAVATELDCAVSTASELIRRGEAAVVGRTLDTQL; this is encoded by the coding sequence ATGAAATCGATGCACGTCTCGCTGGCACACGACGCGGAGACGCTCTCTCCGATTCACGCCGCGATCTGTGACTCGTCCGATCTCGAGCGAGAGGTCATCCTCGGCGGACAGGCGGTCGACGGCGTCGAGACGATCACCTCGTTCGTCACCGGCGAGGCCCGCGCCTACGAACCGGCGCTGGAGGGACTCGACGGCGTCCACGAGTACGACGTGACGCCCGCAGACGACGGCTTTTTTCTGTACCTCCGCCGGGATCTCGAGGCCGAGGGGCTGTCGATGCTCACCGCGCTCGCACAGGAGACGGTCGTCGTCGTGCCGCCGATCGAGATCCGCGCGGATCGAACGATCCGGCTGACGATCGTCGGCCACCCGACGGACCTGACGACCGTTCTCGAGGAGCTATCCGCAGGCGTCACGGCCGACGTTCTGTGGGTGAGCGACTCCGTGACCGTCACCGACTCGCCCGTCTCCGACCGACAGCTCGAAGCGCTCGAGGTCGCCCGGAACGTCGGCTTCTACGAGATTCCGCGACGGAACGGAATCGAAGCGGTCGCGACGGAACTCGACTGTGCGGTCTCGACGGCATCCGAGCTGATCCGGCGAGGCGAGGCCGCCGTCGTCGGGCGGACGCTCGATACGCAGCTGTGA
- a CDS encoding class I SAM-dependent methyltransferase, whose protein sequence is MVNESPSSTADGRSTGAAYQNHLERSRTVWNRWSDYYAMSERDLEPMREAAMDDLALERGDRVLDIGCGPGVNLERLRDDVGETGTVVAVDYSPEMVAKARDRIERHGWKNVEVHLDDATTIDLEGRFDAAIATLSMSVMPDVRAAVENVHRLLVPGSPFVVFDIGGVPEGPARLANPFLRRFLRWYANWNPDGDVPGSLSAVFEESEIVDTYLVGTCYTVIARKHSPDRS, encoded by the coding sequence ATGGTCAACGAGTCACCGTCGTCGACGGCCGACGGCCGAAGTACTGGGGCGGCCTACCAGAACCATCTCGAGCGGAGCCGAACGGTGTGGAACCGCTGGAGCGACTACTACGCGATGAGCGAGCGGGATCTCGAGCCCATGCGCGAGGCGGCGATGGACGACCTGGCACTCGAGCGGGGCGATCGCGTCCTGGATATCGGCTGTGGACCGGGCGTCAATCTCGAGCGACTTCGAGACGACGTCGGTGAAACCGGAACGGTCGTGGCCGTCGATTACAGCCCCGAGATGGTCGCCAAGGCGCGCGATCGGATCGAACGTCACGGCTGGAAGAACGTCGAGGTCCACCTGGATGACGCGACGACGATCGACCTCGAGGGCCGCTTCGACGCGGCGATCGCGACGCTCTCGATGAGCGTGATGCCGGACGTTCGCGCCGCGGTCGAGAACGTCCACCGGCTGCTCGTTCCGGGGTCCCCGTTCGTCGTGTTCGACATCGGTGGGGTCCCCGAGGGCCCCGCCCGGCTCGCGAACCCGTTTCTCCGCCGGTTCCTCCGATGGTATGCGAACTGGAACCCCGATGGCGACGTTCCCGGCTCGCTGTCGGCGGTCTTCGAAGAGAGCGAGATCGTCGACACCTACTTGGTCGGAACCTGCTACACCGTTATCGCTCGAAAGCACTCCCCCGATCGGAGCTAA
- a CDS encoding DUF7859 family protein, protein MLDLIPDDPVIIAIVLILLSLVFFSYLLLRRTMLEFRDGMRGR, encoded by the coding sequence ATGCTCGATTTAATCCCCGACGATCCCGTCATCATCGCGATCGTCTTGATACTGCTCTCGTTGGTGTTCTTTTCGTACCTGTTGCTCCGGCGAACGATGCTCGAGTTCCGCGACGGAATGCGCGGCCGGTAG
- a CDS encoding threonine aldolase family protein — protein MIDLRSDTVTKPDEAMREAARDADVGDDVYGEDPTVNDLERRAATAVGTEAAMFVPTGTMGNQIAARVHTEPGQEVLAERESHVVRYELGGLAQHSGLQLRRLDGGDRGVPTAEQVADGVVEEDLHRPGTGLLCLENTHNVRGGVAITPTEIAAAADVARERDVPVHLDGARVFNAAVALDVPVTGITAHVDSVMFCLSKGLGAPVGSILAGSEPFVAQARRTRKLFGGGMRQVGLIAAPGLRALDNVTDFERDHERARRLADGLDGVDGFDVQTPETNIVLVDVSGTGLEPSVVLERLRDREVLATTVGETAIRFCTHRNVSGEDIRRALERVEAVPFE, from the coding sequence ATGATCGACCTGCGCTCGGATACGGTGACGAAACCCGACGAGGCGATGCGCGAGGCCGCCCGCGATGCCGACGTCGGTGACGACGTCTACGGGGAGGACCCGACGGTGAACGATCTCGAGCGACGGGCGGCCACAGCGGTCGGGACGGAGGCTGCGATGTTCGTTCCGACCGGAACGATGGGGAACCAGATCGCCGCACGCGTCCACACCGAACCGGGACAGGAGGTGCTCGCAGAGCGCGAGAGCCACGTCGTCAGGTACGAACTCGGCGGACTGGCCCAGCACTCGGGCCTCCAGCTTCGAAGGCTCGACGGCGGCGACCGCGGGGTTCCGACCGCCGAACAGGTCGCGGACGGCGTCGTCGAGGAGGATCTACACCGACCAGGGACGGGATTGCTCTGTCTCGAGAACACGCACAACGTCAGGGGCGGTGTCGCCATCACACCCACCGAAATCGCGGCGGCGGCCGACGTCGCCCGCGAACGCGACGTTCCGGTCCACCTCGACGGGGCGCGGGTGTTCAACGCGGCCGTCGCGCTCGACGTCCCCGTCACCGGGATCACCGCCCACGTCGATTCGGTCATGTTCTGTCTCTCGAAGGGGCTGGGCGCGCCGGTCGGATCGATACTCGCGGGAAGCGAACCGTTCGTCGCACAGGCGCGCCGAACCCGGAAACTGTTCGGCGGCGGAATGCGCCAGGTCGGGCTGATCGCCGCTCCCGGACTCCGCGCCCTCGATAACGTCACCGACTTCGAGCGAGATCACGAACGCGCCCGGCGACTCGCGGACGGGCTGGACGGCGTCGACGGGTTCGACGTTCAGACCCCGGAGACGAACATCGTCCTCGTCGACGTTTCCGGGACGGGACTCGAACCGTCCGTCGTTCTCGAGCGACTCCGCGACCGCGAAGTGCTGGCGACGACGGTGGGGGAAACGGCGATCCGGTTCTGTACGCACCGAAACGTTTCCGGGGAGGATATCCGACGCGCGCTCGAGCGGGTCGAAGCCGTTCCGTTCGAGTGA
- a CDS encoding DUF1931 family protein codes for MADLIVKAAVKEALDDKNVASDFYDALDEEVDELLADAARRAEANDRKTVQPRDL; via the coding sequence ATGGCAGACCTTATCGTCAAAGCCGCCGTGAAAGAAGCGCTCGATGACAAGAACGTCGCCTCGGACTTCTACGATGCACTCGACGAGGAAGTCGACGAGTTGCTCGCAGACGCTGCCCGTCGCGCAGAGGCGAACGACCGGAAGACCGTCCAGCCGCGCGACCTGTAA
- a CDS encoding metallophosphoesterase yields the protein MITIVSDTHSGRGHELDGEALRAVREADVVIHAGDFTTVPVLESFQEESSRFVAVRGNADNSAVRDRLPTARVVEAGGARFAVTHRRDGGPTGLALFGRSRDADVVVSGHSHRPSVVDAEDCLLLNPGSHADPRGNRPGFAVLEGTADGLAGELRRPNGALLESFDVSLE from the coding sequence ATGATCACGATCGTTTCCGATACGCACAGCGGCCGTGGCCACGAACTCGACGGTGAGGCTCTGCGGGCCGTCCGCGAGGCGGACGTCGTTATTCACGCGGGCGACTTTACGACCGTCCCGGTGCTCGAGTCCTTCCAGGAGGAGTCGTCTCGGTTCGTCGCCGTACGCGGAAACGCCGATAACTCGGCCGTCCGCGATCGGCTGCCGACGGCTCGCGTCGTCGAGGCGGGCGGTGCACGCTTCGCCGTTACTCACCGTCGCGACGGCGGACCGACCGGACTCGCGCTCTTCGGTCGATCGCGAGACGCCGACGTCGTCGTCTCCGGTCACAGCCACCGACCGTCGGTCGTCGACGCCGAGGACTGTCTCCTCCTCAACCCCGGCAGCCACGCCGACCCTCGAGGCAATCGGCCCGGATTCGCGGTCCTTGAGGGGACGGCTGACGGGCTCGCGGGCGAACTCCGGCGACCGAACGGCGCGCTCCTCGAGTCGTTCGACGTTTCACTGGAGTAA
- a CDS encoding GIY-YIG nuclease family protein, with product MAESDHVVYVLECADGSFYTGYTTDLERRIVEHDAGEGAKYTRGRTPVALRYHERYESRSAAMSREYEIKQLSRGQKERLVEAD from the coding sequence ATGGCCGAGTCCGACCACGTCGTCTACGTCCTCGAGTGTGCTGACGGCAGTTTCTACACCGGCTACACGACAGACCTCGAGCGCCGGATCGTCGAACACGACGCCGGCGAGGGCGCAAAGTACACGCGCGGACGAACGCCGGTCGCCCTCCGGTATCACGAACGGTACGAGTCCCGATCGGCGGCGATGTCGCGGGAGTACGAGATCAAGCAACTCAGCCGTGGACAGAAGGAACGACTGGTCGAGGCCGACTGA
- the rpiA gene encoding ribose-5-phosphate isomerase RpiA: MKTEGGTDEAKRRAGERAARAVEDGTVVGLGTGSTTACAIDALGRAVADGLEIRAVPTSFQSRRLALEADIPVTELDAVDRIDLAIDGADQVVDQPAASAHGALIKGGGAAHTREKLIDATAERFVVVVDPSKLTDELDRSVPLEVLPDAHSVVGDRVRELSGEPTLRDATGKDGPVVTDNGNLVLDCAFGAISEPGDLASRLSRIPGVVEHGLFVGLADATYVGTDDGLEVREY, from the coding sequence ATGAAGACGGAGGGCGGTACCGACGAGGCGAAGCGGCGAGCCGGTGAACGCGCCGCTCGAGCGGTCGAAGACGGAACCGTCGTCGGTCTCGGAACCGGATCGACGACCGCCTGTGCGATCGATGCGCTCGGCCGAGCCGTTGCGGACGGCCTCGAGATCCGGGCCGTTCCTACGTCCTTTCAGTCGCGCCGGCTCGCGCTCGAGGCGGACATTCCGGTAACCGAACTGGATGCGGTCGACCGAATCGATCTCGCGATCGACGGTGCGGATCAGGTCGTCGACCAGCCGGCTGCGTCGGCTCACGGCGCGCTCATCAAAGGCGGTGGGGCCGCACACACGCGAGAAAAGTTGATCGACGCGACGGCCGAGCGATTCGTCGTCGTCGTCGATCCCTCGAAGCTGACGGACGAACTCGACCGCTCGGTTCCGCTCGAGGTTCTTCCCGATGCACACTCCGTCGTCGGTGATCGCGTTCGGGAGCTATCGGGCGAGCCGACGCTTCGCGACGCGACTGGCAAGGATGGGCCGGTCGTCACCGACAACGGGAATCTGGTGCTCGACTGTGCGTTCGGCGCGATTTCGGAACCCGGTGACCTCGCGTCGCGACTGTCGCGAATTCCGGGCGTCGTCGAACACGGACTGTTCGTCGGGCTTGCGGATGCGACCTACGTCGGAACCGACGACGGCCTCGAGGTTCGCGAGTACTGA
- a CDS encoding DUF7563 family protein — protein sequence MPTCNHCDAHVSERFARVFADERGDIHACISCSANAGIAEVAKERSRGT from the coding sequence ATGCCCACATGCAACCACTGCGATGCGCACGTCTCCGAGCGTTTCGCGCGTGTCTTTGCCGACGAACGTGGCGACATTCACGCGTGTATTAGTTGCTCGGCCAACGCAGGGATCGCGGAGGTCGCCAAAGAGCGTTCACGCGGCACCTGA
- the fni gene encoding type 2 isopentenyl-diphosphate Delta-isomerase — translation MPETSDRKDDHIRIIEEEDVETTGAGFADVDLVHEALPEIHRDEIETSTTLFGHELSAPIVIESMTGGHPNTTKINRALAEAAQRTNVAMGVGSQRAGLEIDDEALLESYTVVRDVAPDAFLYGNVGAAQLLEYDLGDVEAAVEMIDADAMAIHLNFLQEAVQPEGDVDARGCLEAIEHVADGLSVPVIVKETGNGISRETATRLADAGVDAVDVAGQGGTTWSGIEAYRAAAVGARRQEAIGQLFRAWGVPTVVSTREAVDAHDCVIASGGVRSGLDIAKAIALGARAGGLAKPFLGPAGQGTDAVVDLIETLSLELRTAMFVTGSASVDELRSAEYVVLGRTNEYLEDRDR, via the coding sequence ATGCCCGAGACATCCGACAGGAAAGACGACCACATTCGAATCATCGAGGAGGAAGACGTCGAGACGACTGGTGCTGGATTCGCAGACGTCGATCTCGTTCACGAGGCGCTCCCGGAGATCCACCGGGACGAAATCGAGACGTCGACGACGCTGTTCGGCCACGAGCTGTCCGCACCGATCGTCATCGAGAGCATGACCGGCGGCCATCCGAACACCACGAAGATAAATCGAGCGCTTGCCGAGGCCGCCCAGCGAACGAACGTCGCGATGGGCGTCGGTAGCCAGCGCGCCGGCCTCGAGATCGACGACGAGGCGCTTCTCGAGTCGTATACGGTCGTTCGCGACGTCGCACCGGACGCCTTCCTCTACGGAAACGTCGGTGCTGCCCAGCTGCTTGAGTACGACCTGGGTGACGTCGAAGCGGCGGTCGAGATGATCGACGCCGACGCGATGGCGATCCACCTCAACTTCCTCCAGGAGGCCGTCCAGCCCGAAGGAGACGTCGACGCACGCGGCTGTCTCGAAGCCATCGAACACGTTGCGGACGGGCTCTCGGTCCCGGTGATCGTCAAGGAAACCGGCAACGGAATCTCGCGTGAAACCGCGACGCGACTGGCCGATGCCGGCGTCGACGCCGTCGACGTCGCCGGACAGGGCGGAACGACGTGGTCGGGGATCGAAGCCTACCGGGCGGCTGCCGTCGGTGCGAGACGTCAGGAGGCTATCGGTCAACTGTTCCGGGCGTGGGGCGTCCCGACTGTGGTCAGTACCCGCGAGGCGGTCGACGCCCACGACTGCGTGATCGCGAGCGGTGGCGTCCGATCGGGGCTCGATATCGCCAAGGCGATCGCCCTCGGCGCTCGAGCCGGCGGCCTCGCGAAGCCGTTTCTCGGCCCGGCGGGTCAGGGAACCGACGCGGTCGTCGATCTGATCGAAACGCTGTCGCTCGAGTTACGGACGGCGATGTTCGTCACCGGTTCGGCGTCGGTCGACGAGCTCCGATCGGCGGAGTACGTCGTCCTCGGACGAACGAACGAGTACCTCGAGGACCGAGATCGATAA
- a CDS encoding phosphoglucomutase/phosphomannomutase family protein produces the protein MDAITFGTDGWRATLEEFTAPRVRIVGQAVASYLSDEGLEGPVVVGYDARETSRGFAEELTRVVCANGFDVLIPERDRPTPLVAHAIVDRDLAGGLVITASHNPPEYNGVKFIPNDGAPALPAVTEAIADRLAEPDPRPESEHGTAREIDLVTPHADAAVDLAASITGGEDRDLDLSGLTVAYDAMHGSGRGTTDALLERVGVSVDRLRCVRDPEFGGGAPEPGEQHLGELAALVTDPETEPELGIANDGDADRIAAVTPERGFLDENLFFAALYDYLLEGDSGAVIRSVSTTYLLDRIAESHGERVHEVPVGFKWIAEAMADHDALVGGEESGGFTVRGHVREKDGVFVALLAAAMHAEEPLDDRVDRLLAEHGAVVQDKRSLACPDHEKARVLEDLGDEIPDSVAGTPVESVTTADGFKLQLADGSWLLVRPSGTEPALRVYAEASDRDRIDSLLEAGTELLEPLV, from the coding sequence ATGGACGCCATCACGTTCGGCACCGACGGCTGGCGAGCGACGCTCGAGGAGTTCACCGCGCCGCGCGTTCGGATCGTCGGTCAGGCGGTCGCGTCGTACCTCTCGGACGAGGGTCTCGAGGGACCCGTCGTCGTCGGGTACGATGCGCGCGAGACCTCGCGCGGGTTCGCAGAGGAGTTGACGCGAGTGGTGTGTGCGAACGGGTTCGACGTACTCATACCGGAACGGGATCGACCGACGCCGCTCGTCGCCCACGCCATCGTCGACCGCGATCTCGCGGGCGGACTCGTTATCACGGCCTCACACAACCCGCCGGAGTACAACGGCGTGAAGTTCATTCCGAACGACGGCGCACCTGCGCTGCCCGCGGTAACCGAAGCCATCGCGGACCGACTCGCGGAACCCGATCCCCGTCCCGAATCCGAACACGGCACCGCCCGCGAGATCGACCTCGTCACGCCCCACGCCGATGCCGCCGTCGATCTCGCGGCGTCGATCACCGGCGGCGAGGATCGAGACCTCGATCTCTCGGGATTGACCGTCGCCTACGACGCCATGCACGGCAGCGGACGCGGAACGACGGACGCCCTGCTCGAGCGCGTCGGCGTCTCGGTCGATCGCTTGCGCTGCGTTCGCGACCCGGAATTCGGTGGCGGCGCGCCCGAACCCGGCGAACAACACCTCGGAGAACTCGCCGCTCTCGTTACCGACCCCGAAACCGAACCCGAACTGGGGATCGCAAACGACGGTGACGCAGACCGGATCGCCGCGGTGACGCCCGAACGAGGATTCCTCGACGAGAACCTGTTCTTTGCGGCGCTGTACGACTACCTCCTTGAGGGCGACTCTGGGGCGGTGATCCGGTCGGTTTCGACGACGTACCTGCTCGATCGCATCGCTGAGAGCCACGGCGAGCGCGTCCACGAGGTTCCGGTCGGTTTCAAGTGGATCGCCGAGGCGATGGCCGACCACGACGCGCTGGTCGGCGGCGAGGAGTCCGGCGGGTTCACCGTCCGCGGCCACGTGCGCGAGAAAGACGGCGTTTTCGTCGCCTTGCTCGCGGCCGCGATGCACGCGGAAGAACCGCTCGACGACCGAGTCGATCGCCTGCTCGCGGAACACGGCGCGGTCGTCCAGGACAAACGAAGTCTCGCCTGTCCCGATCACGAGAAGGCGCGCGTTCTCGAGGATCTCGGGGACGAGATTCCCGACTCCGTCGCCGGCACGCCGGTCGAGAGCGTCACCACCGCAGACGGATTCAAACTGCAACTCGCGGATGGCTCGTGGCTGCTGGTCCGTCCCAGCGGAACCGAACCGGCGTTGCGGGTCTACGCCGAGGCGAGCGACCGCGATCGGATCGACTCCTTGCTCGAGGCCGGGACGGAACTGCTCGAGCCGCTCGTGTGA
- a CDS encoding TspO/MBR family protein: MATRTSTPRVPDRGSILRAVGFVILVNVVGSVPGVLSSPDSPWFRALEKPWFYPPEIAFPVVWTALFTLLGIALWLVWRADADGRRLALGLFVVQMAFNVAWTPAFFTLEAPLVALGVILVLWGLVVATIAAFRRVDRRAAALLVPYLAWVTFAAVLNFELWRLNA, encoded by the coding sequence ATGGCGACACGAACCAGCACACCCCGCGTTCCCGACCGTGGATCGATCCTCCGAGCGGTCGGTTTCGTGATCCTCGTCAACGTCGTCGGCAGCGTCCCCGGCGTCCTCTCGAGTCCAGACTCGCCCTGGTTTCGCGCCCTCGAAAAGCCGTGGTTCTACCCGCCCGAGATCGCGTTTCCGGTCGTCTGGACGGCGCTGTTTACGCTGTTGGGGATCGCCCTCTGGCTCGTCTGGCGGGCCGACGCGGACGGCCGTCGGCTGGCGCTCGGGCTGTTCGTCGTCCAGATGGCGTTCAACGTCGCCTGGACGCCCGCGTTCTTTACGCTCGAGGCACCGCTCGTCGCACTGGGTGTTATCCTCGTCCTCTGGGGACTGGTGGTAGCGACGATCGCCGCGTTCCGACGGGTCGATCGCCGCGCCGCGGCGTTGCTCGTTCCCTATCTCGCGTGGGTGACGTTCGCCGCCGTACTCAACTTCGAACTCTGGCGGCTGAACGCCTGA